From the genome of Mycobacterium kansasii ATCC 12478:
ATGTGTCCGTTGGACAACGCGAACAGCGATTCCGACTGGGCCAGCAGGTTCAGGTCGAGCTTGGTCTCGCGAACCCGCCACGGTTCAACAGGGAAGGCTTCTTCGGTAATCATCGGGGATCATGCCTCACAGCAGTTCGGCGAGATCGTTGACCACCACGTCGGCGCCGTTGCGCCGCAGATCCTCGGCCTGGCCCACTCGGTCGACTCCTACCACGAAGCCGAAATTACCGGCCCGGCCGGCCTGTACGCCGGATAACGCGTCCTCGAACACGGCGGCCGCGTCCGGATCGGCGTCGAGCAGCTGGGCCCCGCGCAGGAAGGAGTCGGGGGCCGGCTTGCCGGCGATGTGCTCTTCGCGCAGCCGGATGCCGTCCACGCGCTGCTGGACGAACCGGTCGAGGCCGGTGATCTCGAGCACGTCGCGGGTGTTGGCGCTCGACGACACCACGGCGATGCCGAGCCCGGCCGCCGCGGCCGCTTCCAGGTAGCGCCGCGATCCTTCGAACACCTCGACCCCCTCGTCGCGCAGGACCTGCTGGAACATGTCGTTCTTGCGGTTGCCCAGCCCGTAAACCGTTTCGGCCTCGCCGGGGTCGTCGGGATGTCCGTCGGGCAGCTGGATTCCCCGGCTGTCCAGGAAGGACCGCACCCCGTCCTCACGCTTCTTGCCGTCCACGTACCGGCGGTAGTCGGTGGCCGGATCGAAGGGGACGAAGGGTTCTCCGGTGTGCTCGGCCCGCTCGGACAGGTATGCGTCGAACATGGCCTTCCAGGCCTTGGTATGCACGCTGGCGGTATCGGTGAGGACACCGTCGAGGTCGAACAAACAGGCACGCACCTTCTCCGGCAGACCCAGCACAGGCAACCTCGCTCCCGCTCACAGTTATTTCGGGTGACACCAGTTCACCATGTCACCCTGGCGATGACGGCACCTTAGCGCCTGACTCTGACACGTTCATGTGGATCGGGCATCCCGGAGCCGCGGATCCGAGGTGAGGCGGGACGGCGCCGACGCAGCCGGCGGAGGTGGCGAACACGGCGGCAGGGCGGTTACGCCGCGGCCCCGGACGACCCGGTGAGCGACGAACGCGCGGGTGCAATCATCCCGCAAAGCTCCCTCGAAGATCCCGCAATGATCCCGCAATGATCCCGCGCATCGTCGCCCTGTAACGACCCGCCAGAGTTCCTGCCGATGGGTGCGCTTCGCGATGGAAATCCATTGCCGGCAACGAGTTAACCGATTGGCCTGGCCCCGGCTCTGGCGATACCCCGGATC
Proteins encoded in this window:
- a CDS encoding beta-phosphoglucomutase family hydrolase; its protein translation is MLGLPEKVRACLFDLDGVLTDTASVHTKAWKAMFDAYLSERAEHTGEPFVPFDPATDYRRYVDGKKREDGVRSFLDSRGIQLPDGHPDDPGEAETVYGLGNRKNDMFQQVLRDEGVEVFEGSRRYLEAAAAAGLGIAVVSSSANTRDVLEITGLDRFVQQRVDGIRLREEHIAGKPAPDSFLRGAQLLDADPDAAAVFEDALSGVQAGRAGNFGFVVGVDRVGQAEDLRRNGADVVVNDLAELL